One stretch of Cheilinus undulatus linkage group 5, ASM1832078v1, whole genome shotgun sequence DNA includes these proteins:
- the LOC121509822 gene encoding apoptosis-inducing factor 3 isoform X2 translates to MLFQNQTRMREVDLGCGRALLIKEHGEFSAMGHKCPHYGAPLVKGVLSKGHVRCPWHGACFNIATGDIEDFPGLDSLPTFQVRVEKEKVIIRANKQALQSQRRSKPMARCSAVINSNTGFSHVLIIGSGPAGLVCAETLRQEGFTDRIVMCTMDRHPPYDRPKLSKSLESTAEQLRLRSMSFLQDHDIELLTEKEAVAVDVKTRSVTFEDGLRMEYRKLFIATGSKPKPMNYKGKEVKNVFHLRTPEDANSIAKLANNKNAVVVGTSFVGMEVAAALTDKAHSVSVIGIEPVPFKKALGERVGKAIMKLFEANRVKFYMLNEVSEMIGHHGQLKEVVLKSGKVLRADVCVIGAGSVPATGFLKQSGIHMDSKGFITVNKMMQTNADGVFAGGDVVIFPFPPRNNKKVNIPHWQMAHVHGRVAALSMMGRATDIKTVPYFWSAMFGKTIRYAGYGDGFDDVIIQGDLDELRFVAFYTRSEEVVAVASMNYDPIVSRVAEVLGSGKTIKKRDVETGDISWLIDKGS, encoded by the exons GATGCGGGAGGTTGATTTGGGATGTGGCAGGGCTTTGTTGATTAAAGAGCATGGTGAGTTCTCAGCCATGGGCCACAAATGTCCACACTATGGAGCACCACTTGTCAAAG GTGTGCTGTCAAAAGGCCATGTGCGCTGTCCCTGGCATGGTGCGTGTTTCAACATTGCAACAGGTGACATTGAGGACTTCCCTGGACTGGACAGCCTGCCTACCTTCCAG GTCAGggttgaaaaggaaaaagtgaTCATTCGTGCAAACAAGCAG GCTCTCCAGTCACAGAGAAGATCAAAGCCCATGGCTCGATGCTCAGCAGTCATTAACTCCAACACAGGCTTCAGCCATGTGCTCATCATCGGCTCAG GACCAGCAGGTCTGGTGTGTGCTGAGACACTGAGGCAAGAGGGCTTCACAGATCGCATTGTCATGTGCACCATGGACAGACATCCTCCATATGACAGGCCTAAACTGAGTAAG TCCTTAGAAAGCACAGCAGAGCAGCTGAGACTGCGCTCGATGAGCTTCCTACAAGACCACGATATTGAGCTGCTCACAGAGAAAGAG GCTGTTGCAGTAGATGTGAAAACGCGATCTGTGACTTTTGAAGATGGTTTGAGGATGGAGTACAGGAAGCTCTTTATTGCTACAGGAAgcaa ACCAAAACCAATGAACTACAAAGGTAAGGAAGTCAAGAACGTGTTTCACCTCAGGACGCCTGAGGATGCCAACAGCATAGCAAAGCTGGCCAACAACAAGAATGCTGTGGTTGTGGGAACATCCTTTGTTG GCATGGAGGTGGCTGCAGCTCTAACAGACAAAGCCCACTCAGTCTCTGTCATCGGGATCGAGCctgtcccctttaaaaaagcTCTAGGGGAAAGAGTAGGGAAAGCCATAATGAAG CTGTTTGAGGCAAACAGGGTGAAGTTCTACATGCTGAACGAGGTGTCAGAGATGATTGGTCATCATGGACAG CTGAAAGAGGTGGTGCTGAAGAGTGGAAAAGTCCTGCGGGCAGACGTCTGTGTCATTGGTGCAG GAAGTGTTCCTGCAACAGGTTTCCTGAAGCAGAGCGGAATCCACATGGACTCCAAGGGCTTCATTACTGTTAATAAG ATGATGCAGACAAATGCTGATGGGGTTTTCGCAGGAGGTGATGTAGTGATTTTCCCATTTCCACCACGGAACAATAAGAAGGTGAACATCCCTCACTGGCAGATGGCTCATGTACACG GAAGAGTGGCAGCACTCAGCATGATGGGAAGAGCCACTGATATCAAAACTGTGCCTTACTTCTGGTCCGCCATGTTTGGGAAGACCATACGCTATGCAG GTTATGGTGATGgatttgatgatgtcattataCAAGGGGATCTGGATGAACTGAGATTTGTGGCGTTTTACACCAG GAGTGAGGAGGTGGTTGCTGTTGCCAGCATGAACTATGATCCTATTGTATCCCGAGTGGCAGAGGTCTTAGGATCTGGAAAGACGATTAAGAAAAGAGACGTGGA
- the LOC121509822 gene encoding apoptosis-inducing factor 3 isoform X1: protein MGGCFSKTKPVEVKVELSLLEKEKEVDGLSPNGKASPFADCRPNGALGHSSDEDPTALPLYHKPRDYVEVSVCHVKDLENGQMREVDLGCGRALLIKEHGEFSAMGHKCPHYGAPLVKGVLSKGHVRCPWHGACFNIATGDIEDFPGLDSLPTFQVRVEKEKVIIRANKQALQSQRRSKPMARCSAVINSNTGFSHVLIIGSGPAGLVCAETLRQEGFTDRIVMCTMDRHPPYDRPKLSKSLESTAEQLRLRSMSFLQDHDIELLTEKEAVAVDVKTRSVTFEDGLRMEYRKLFIATGSKPKPMNYKGKEVKNVFHLRTPEDANSIAKLANNKNAVVVGTSFVGMEVAAALTDKAHSVSVIGIEPVPFKKALGERVGKAIMKLFEANRVKFYMLNEVSEMIGHHGQLKEVVLKSGKVLRADVCVIGAGSVPATGFLKQSGIHMDSKGFITVNKMMQTNADGVFAGGDVVIFPFPPRNNKKVNIPHWQMAHVHGRVAALSMMGRATDIKTVPYFWSAMFGKTIRYAGYGDGFDDVIIQGDLDELRFVAFYTRSEEVVAVASMNYDPIVSRVAEVLGSGKTIKKRDVETGDISWLIDKGS, encoded by the exons TTGAAGTTAAAGTGGAACTCTCCCTcctggaaaaagaaaaagaggtggACGGACTCTCACCTAATGGCAAGGCGAGTCCCTTTGCTGACTGCAGACCAAACGGGGCCCTGGGACACAGCTCTGACGAGGACCCCACTGCGCTCCCCCTTTATCACAAACCACGGGACTATGTGGAggtttctgtctgtcacgttaAGGACCTGGAAAATGGACa GATGCGGGAGGTTGATTTGGGATGTGGCAGGGCTTTGTTGATTAAAGAGCATGGTGAGTTCTCAGCCATGGGCCACAAATGTCCACACTATGGAGCACCACTTGTCAAAG GTGTGCTGTCAAAAGGCCATGTGCGCTGTCCCTGGCATGGTGCGTGTTTCAACATTGCAACAGGTGACATTGAGGACTTCCCTGGACTGGACAGCCTGCCTACCTTCCAG GTCAGggttgaaaaggaaaaagtgaTCATTCGTGCAAACAAGCAG GCTCTCCAGTCACAGAGAAGATCAAAGCCCATGGCTCGATGCTCAGCAGTCATTAACTCCAACACAGGCTTCAGCCATGTGCTCATCATCGGCTCAG GACCAGCAGGTCTGGTGTGTGCTGAGACACTGAGGCAAGAGGGCTTCACAGATCGCATTGTCATGTGCACCATGGACAGACATCCTCCATATGACAGGCCTAAACTGAGTAAG TCCTTAGAAAGCACAGCAGAGCAGCTGAGACTGCGCTCGATGAGCTTCCTACAAGACCACGATATTGAGCTGCTCACAGAGAAAGAG GCTGTTGCAGTAGATGTGAAAACGCGATCTGTGACTTTTGAAGATGGTTTGAGGATGGAGTACAGGAAGCTCTTTATTGCTACAGGAAgcaa ACCAAAACCAATGAACTACAAAGGTAAGGAAGTCAAGAACGTGTTTCACCTCAGGACGCCTGAGGATGCCAACAGCATAGCAAAGCTGGCCAACAACAAGAATGCTGTGGTTGTGGGAACATCCTTTGTTG GCATGGAGGTGGCTGCAGCTCTAACAGACAAAGCCCACTCAGTCTCTGTCATCGGGATCGAGCctgtcccctttaaaaaagcTCTAGGGGAAAGAGTAGGGAAAGCCATAATGAAG CTGTTTGAGGCAAACAGGGTGAAGTTCTACATGCTGAACGAGGTGTCAGAGATGATTGGTCATCATGGACAG CTGAAAGAGGTGGTGCTGAAGAGTGGAAAAGTCCTGCGGGCAGACGTCTGTGTCATTGGTGCAG GAAGTGTTCCTGCAACAGGTTTCCTGAAGCAGAGCGGAATCCACATGGACTCCAAGGGCTTCATTACTGTTAATAAG ATGATGCAGACAAATGCTGATGGGGTTTTCGCAGGAGGTGATGTAGTGATTTTCCCATTTCCACCACGGAACAATAAGAAGGTGAACATCCCTCACTGGCAGATGGCTCATGTACACG GAAGAGTGGCAGCACTCAGCATGATGGGAAGAGCCACTGATATCAAAACTGTGCCTTACTTCTGGTCCGCCATGTTTGGGAAGACCATACGCTATGCAG GTTATGGTGATGgatttgatgatgtcattataCAAGGGGATCTGGATGAACTGAGATTTGTGGCGTTTTACACCAG GAGTGAGGAGGTGGTTGCTGTTGCCAGCATGAACTATGATCCTATTGTATCCCGAGTGGCAGAGGTCTTAGGATCTGGAAAGACGATTAAGAAAAGAGACGTGGA